The nucleotide window gATGAGCTACTGCAGGAGCCGGCGGACGGGCGCGCGCTGCAAAGCTGTGAAAATGACATCAAAAGTCCTGGTGATTGCTGCGGTTAGCGGAATCGCGGGGGcggaccgggggggggaggggaaacaaGACCGGGGGACAAGACCGGGGTCGTATTAGAGATCGTCTGGGGGGGCAAGGGAGGATTCTGTGCCAatttccccccctctcatgATTCCCCGCAGTCGTCGGCTCCTTCAACACCGAGGACGTTTGTCCGGATGCTACGCTGTTTTCAacgggccgccgccgccgccgtgtgGACTTTTGGTGTGAAcgatggaggagggaggggaccgggtggaggagggggagggaggagaggaggcaagagagagagagcccgTCATCGAGGCAGACAGGGTTGGTTGATTCTTGTTTAATAAAAAGATTATTCCCCGGCCAATTAGGCCGGTTACTTCACTCTTTTGTGTGttcgtgtgtgtgtgtgtggcttATATCGTGTCGAGTCAAGTTCCCAAGCAACACGCAACTGAAGAAACACATTTGCGCCTCACGATGAGACTTGGGTTGaaagccggcgccggcctcctctGGCTCGCCGCGTCGCTCTGCGGCGGCTCGCACGGCGCCTCGGCGCAGGAGGTCGACTGGCCGATCCACGACAACGGCCTCAACCAGGTCGTCCAATGGTGAGTGGTTCCCCCctgttgtgttgtgttgtgttgtgttgaGGTGTTGATGATGTTCGATActgacgccgccgctccaTGCAGGGATCACCACAGCTACATCGTTAATGGCGAGAGACTCTTTGTATTTTCAGGAGAAGTAAGCAACCGAAATAGCATCGTCGTGTTTGCTGTCATGCGGCATCATGCtgacctcctcctctcaCACAGTTCCACTACTGGCGTATCCCCGTGTTTGTAGCCCACATCCTACCCACAAACCCCGTACAAGACACCAACACtaacaccaacaccatcgaAAAGGCCTGAACTCTGGCGAGACCTCCTCGAGAAGGTCAAGGCGGCTGGGTAAGACAACACTGAGGGACAGACACCTGAACCTGAACCTGAACCTGAACAGGCCAACATGGCAACGtggcgacgagctcctcaAGAACTGACCGTCAACACAGCTTCAATGCCTTCTCCATCTACAACCACTGGGGCTACCACAACCCCACgcccggcgtcctcgacttCGACACGGGCGCCCACAACTTCACCTCCATCATGACCGtcgccaaggagctcggcaTCTACCTCATCATCCGCCCCGGGCCCTACGTCAACGCCGAGAccaacgccggcggcttcCCGCTCTGGCTCACCACCGGCGAGTACGGCTCCCTGCGCAACGACGACCCGCGCTACACCGAGGCCTGGACCCCGTACTGGTCCGAGATCTCCAAGATCATCACGCCCCACCTCGTCaccaacggcggcaacgtcCTCATGTTCCAGGTAAGAAGAAAGGGTCCTTCCTTTGCTtgcttgtgtgtgtgtgtgtggacGACAGTTTTCGAGTGCTGGCTGAACCGTTGTGATCCGTTTCTGACACACCCTATAGATCGAGAACGAGCTCAACGGACAGTGGAAGAACATCCCCAACCGCGTCCTGAACCCGCCCATCGCCAACTACATGCAGCTCCTCCAGGACAGCGCCCGCGAGAACGGCATCGACGTGCCTCTGGCCCACAACGCGCCCAACATGGTGAGATtatcccatcccatcccgtgTCATCCCATCCCGCTCGGCAGAGGCATGGGGTTATTACATGACGCGCCGCGACGGCACCCCGCTGAcggcctccccccccttctgtGCAGCGAGGCTTCTCCTGGTCCAAGGACTTTTCCAATGCTACTGGAAACGTCGACGTGGTCGGTGTCGACAGTTACCCGTCGTGCTGGAGCTGCAACTTGAGCGAGTGCACCGGCACCAACGGACAATACACCCCTTACGTGAGTTgatcccctcccctccgtcTTGACAGTCGTCTCTTGTGAACGGTGCTAACCAACTTTGCCTTGACGATATAGTTGACCCAGGACTACTACACGTAAGGATGTCTGGTCTGTTTTGTTCCCAAAGATCAGGAATAACTAACACATATCCCAAACAGCTATTTCACAATCCAGTCCCCGTAAGTTACCACTctgcaccccccccccccccctttcccaaTCAGCAAGCACATGTCTCTAACAGGAAAAAAACCTCACCAGGTCGCAGCCCAACTTCCTGCCAGAGTTCCAAGGAGGCTCGTACAACCCCTGGGGCGGCCCTGAGGGAGGATGCCCCGGCGACATCGGCGCCGACTTCGCCAACATCTTCTACCGCGACCTCATCTACCAGCGCGTCACCGCCATCTCCCTGTACATGATGTTCGGCGGCACCAACTGGGGGTGGCTCGCCTGCCCCGTCGTCGGTAGGTTCATCCATCTGGCCGCTCACCCCTCTGAAAGCCTACTTGAGGGGTTTGGGAGGACATGCTAACCCCGGGGGAACAACAGCATCGAGCTACGACTACTCCTCTCCCGTGTCCGAGAACCGAATCATCGGCAGCAAGTTCTACGAGACGAAGCTACTGACGCTGTTCACCAGAGGTCAGTCCTGACTGATCCGTTCTGCTGGGAGGAAACCTTGTTGTTTGGCAACGCTGACCCCCCTTTCGTAGTGGCCAAGGACCTGACAAAGACCGAGAGAGTCGGAAACGTGAGTCTTTGAACTGAACAATGACAAATGATATGTCAGTCAATTCTAACTCGCAAACCACCCCCCAGGGAACCGGGTACACGACCAACGCGGCCATCAGCACCTCGGAGCTTCGCAACGTCGACAACGACGCCGCCTTCTACGTCGTCCGCCACGCTTACACGCCGTCCAACACCAACGAGGCGTTCAAGCTCTCCGTCAAGACGTCCCAGGGCTCCTGTGAGTTTCCAATATCCACCGCATGAGGCCTGCCTCTTGCTCTTTGACTGAACGCTGACCACCCCCCCAAGTCACCATCCCCCAGCACGGCAGCTCCATCGCCATCAACGGCCACCAGGCCAAGGTCCTCGTCACCGACTTCGCCTTTGGCGACAAGACGCTGCTGTACTCCACCGCCGAGGTGCTGAGCtacatcgtcgccgacggccgcgaggtcATCGCCCTGTGGCtgcccgagggcgaggccggcgagtTCACCGTCACGGGCGTCACCtccgccgaggtcgtcggcgaagccAACGTCGCCGACTTCGCCGCCTACCCGGGCGAGGCCAACGTCACCGTCGCCTACACCCAGAAGAAGGGCATCACACtggtcgacctcggcgacggctcccgcgccgtcctcctcgaccgcaCCGCCGCCTACCTCTTCTGGGTGCCCACCCTCGACAACGACCCCTTTGCCCCGGCCAACAACACTGGTGAgtttgttttctttcttctcccccttctcgtcttttgtctttctttccccgAGAGAAAGAGATAGAGAGACAAAACATTTGCTAATGAACCCATCTCGGCAGTCTTCGTCCAGGGACCGTACCTCGTCCGCTCCGCCTCCTTCAACGAGACGGGCCGCGGCCTGGACCTCCGCGGAgacgccgacaaggagacgaccatcaccgtcttcgcctcggcctcgctcTGCTCCCTCACCTGGAAcggcaagaagctcgagatCCTCTCGAGGGACGGCAACACCTTCACGGCCAGGATCGACGGCCCGCCCAAGTTCGAGCTCCCCGCCCTGGGCCCTTGGAAGGTCCACGACAGTCTCCCCGAGATCGCGACCGACTACGAGGCCACATCCGATAGCTGGGTTGGTATGtgtttttctctctctttgtcTGTGTCTCTATCACTGTCTCTGTTTCTCACCACCTGTGTCTTCACCATCTCTGTCCTCACCATCTgttcctctctcccttgccCACCCGACCCATAAACAAACAAACCTGACACCCTTCTCAGTCGCCGACAAGAACACCACGTTCAACTCGGTCAAGCCGGCCGCCAACAACCCCGTCCTCTACGTCGACGAGTACGAAATCCACGTCGGGAACCACATCTACCGCGCCACGTTCCCGACCACCGACGACGCCCCGACCGGCGTCTTCCTCAACGTcaccggcggcctcgccttCGGCTACTCCGTCTGGCTGAACTCGCACTACCTCGGCTCCTACCTCGGCCTCTCctacctcggcgccgacgcccgcgACTTCTCCTTCGCCAAcgccaccctcgccgacgccggcgccggcgacaacgtgctcgtcgtcgtcatggaCAACTCGGGCCACGACCTGcgcgaggccgccctcgccccgCGCGGCATCTCCAACGCCACCCTCCTCGGCCCGGCCGCCCAGGACTACAAGTTCTCCGAGTGGAAgatcgccggcaccgccggccgcaacgacctcgtcgacaccGTCCGCGGCCCCATCAACGAGGGCGGCCTGTCCGCCGAGCGCGTCGGCGCCCACCTGCCCGGCTACCCGGACTCGGACTGGGAGTCCTTCGCctccgacggcggcgccctctCCGTCCCGGACGCCGGCATCCGCATCTTCCGCACCGTCGTGCCCCTCGACGTGCCCGCGGGCCTCGACGTCTCCGTCTCGTTCCgcttctccgccgcccaggACGACACCAACCGCCTGCGcgccctcctcttcgtcaacGGCTACCAGTACGGCCGCTTCAACCCCTACATCGGCAACCAGGTCCACTTCCCCGTGCCGACGGGCATCCTCGACTACGCCGGCGACAacaccatcgccgtcgccatctggagccaggccgccgagggcgtcgcgcTCAAGGTCGAGTGGCAGGTCGACTACGTCCACACATCCAGCTTCGACATGACCTTCGACACCAAGCCGCTGAGGCCCGACTGGGACGAGAGCCGTCTGGCGTTTGCctgagtggtggtggtggtgaagcAGGGCACATTTCCGCGTAGGTCCTTGTTATAGGCGCCGTGTCTTTGAATAAACAGACACATTGCAACAAAAAGAATGGTCATAATGACAACTTGTCTCTGCTTTGTGATTTTTGACTTGTTGATGCTGAAACTTTTGTGTCTTGAAGACTCGCAAGTGAGTGCTGGAGACTTGAACAAAGTGGCCCATAGTTCCCCCCTTTGTTGTTTCCGAATATTCAAAACCATGGAAATGCTGGAACGACGTGGACGAATTTGTTCTCTCCTTCAAACTCATCCATCAAGCTTCTGGGCCTTTCCAGACCCTGGAGTCTCGGCGGTGTAAACAACCCCTTCAGGTTATAAGAACGGACACTTGACCCCATATCAGGCTCATGGTTTCCGCCCCAGAGCCAGCCTCAACAACaccgacgacaacaacaacagcagcagccatgTGCGTCCCGACATCATTCAATTTCTTCAGCGATTTGCCAAAGAAGCTACGTCTCAAAGTCTGGAAAGCCGCCCTTCTAGCCGAGAAAGGTCGGCTCGTGGCCGCGGCGCCCCATCGCGACGACTTCTCCTGCCGAGGCGGCGAACTCcccgccgtcgcggccgtcAATCGCGAGAGCCGAGGGGAGTTCCTGCGGTTCCACGTCCCCCTACCTAACGCGGAATGCCCAGAACGCGTGTACTTCAACCCgcgcgtcgacggcctcgtcctcgggaCCGTCATCGAGCACGAGCCTGGCACCGACTACGCCGCCCTGTCGCCGATGGAGCTGGACAACCACGTCCTCGGGTACGCGGTCGACGCGCCTCCCTTGACCCGGGCGGCTCGCGAGCAGGTTCGAGACGTGCGGCTCCACGACTTCGACTTCGCCTGTCGTGTGAGACGTGGCATCCGGGACGGTGACCCGagagtcgacgtcggcccCCCCGAGGCGTCCGGCATTGTTCGGATGCCCCGTCTCCGCTTCCCGAACCTGTCGAGCGTCTGGATCGCCAACCTGTTCACCTACGACCCGGGGTTTCAGGTCCTCGCCAGCAACGGCGCCCTCGGGCCCGTCGCCTTCACGGACCTCCACGTCGGCCTGAACTACCGCcactcgccgtcgtccggcAGGACCAGCTTCGCCCGGTATCCCATGCGTGACGCCGACATCTCGGAGGGCTGTCGGTCCGTCCGCATATCGCCGGACCTGGTGGGAACGCCGCCGCACTTCTTTATCCGGATCGACCTGCGGGACGAcaacggcgatgacgacgacgtcgaaaATGAGTCTGTGCCCGACGGCTGGGCGCTCCTCGACTCGAGGTCGGGCGATAGTACCGAAGACCTTCGCTTGTGGAACACGGCGGTCAAGTATGTCGCTCTGCGTTTGAAGGAGGATGAGTAAAGTTGATGGAAAATGGAAAGGCGCAACGGACTCACTTCGTTGAGATGTTTGGCTTGGAATCGGatttggcgatggcggcgacagGATGCAGGATGCTCATGTGTTATTCTCAATGGTTGACAAGAGGAAGTCACTTCTTATAAGAAAGTCTCAGGTCTTATTGAGTGAACGTATCAAAATCTCAATGTTTGTGTTATGAGTGCGCTCTACTCGTACATTTCAAGCAAATCTCGTCGATCTTTCCCTTTCTgcgtcttcttccttccttACCTTCTTGCTCACGTCTTCGACCCGCGCCTTCCCACTCTTGCCTTCTCACTCTTGCCTCTTAACTCTAACCTTCCACTCTCAACTTCTCACTCTCGCGTTTCAATTCTCATCTTCACCTAAGTAACTTCGCCTACGTCTCTCACTGACACGCAACTTACCTACGTATCTTTGCCTTCAACTCAAACATCTTCACTTTGGCCTTCTAACTTTTACCATTTCACATTAACATCTGCTTTCTCACTTCCGCTTTCCCGTTTCAAtctcttcctcttgcctTTCCCGTTCCTCGCcttctcattctcattctcGTCCTCACCTTCCAAACTCGCGGCTTCTCACCTTCCTTCCCTGCGTAACTCGTCTTTCTCACTGATCGCTGAAACAGAAGGAACGCCTCCCACAGCTCCTTCTTTCCTCGAGCTTCATCGTCCAGCGGGATACTTAAATTCACTCTTCACAACCCattttctctctcacactTCTCACCAACAACCTCACCACCCTCTAGATCGAGCCATCGAACGACAGACTCATAATCACATTGGTATCGTATCCCCTACCTCATGTTCTAAACAACCCCAATCTGACTTTCATGAACAAACAGTCCCGGCATCTCACTCCATCACACCCATCCATACTGAAAGCTCCAATTCCCGGCACACATCCTATCTAGCCAGACCTCATCCAATCGCAGCCATGGCCTCAGTCGCTTCCAAAGCTCTCACTGTCGCCCAGTACAGGCCGCGGGTCCAGAAAATCGCTGAGCACGACTCGGAGGAGATCATCGGATGGCTTACGAAgaacaccgccgccggccttccATGGGTCCTCCGAGTCAAGCATGAATTCTACAACATACTTATGGCTCAGTTTCCCGAGTACCTCCGACTCATCGGAACCTCCCGCATAACCGGTGTCGTGAACGGCATCGCACTGGTGTCTAGCTCTTGCACGGTCCGCACCGTCGGCAAACGCTTTCGTCCGAAGATTTTATACCGAGTGATTCATGGAAACCAGCCTGGAAAGGGCATTAGGTCTAGATTGGGACGTGGGAGCGATCCCATTTTTCTACAACTCCACCTCCAGAAACATCTACGCTGGCGCTGCCGAGAACCAAGTCCCTTCCTCTCGGCGACCGACGATTGGGATAAAGCGATGCGCATAGCCTCCAAATATGCTGTTCGGAACCTCCCAGATGTCGAAATCATCGTCTTCCATACAAGCGGACCAGCCTGGAATCACGACGTCCAAAGACTGTGGCGTGCCAGATCGTTGATCCGTCGCTTGGGCTTGATAGGTATCGACCGGCCCTACTTTGCGAACGAGTACCTCGTAGAAGAGTCCATCCCCGAGGAAAGCATCGTTCTTCGGAAGAAGGCACCCGAGGCTGACAGCACTTACATGAGGAATGCTCGCCATGATCTGGAAGCCGCTAGGAAGAGagccgagaaggagaagaaggcccgagaagaggagaaaaaggCCGAAGAATCAGCTGCAATGAAGCGCAAGGCGGGCGGACTGGAAGAACCCGAGCCTGAGCCCAAGAAGCGGAAGACAGGAAAGTGGGTGAAGGTGGGCATCAAGATCGGCCGCAACGTTGGCAGCGCCTGAGCCGTTCACGAGGTTGGGGCAGCGAAACACGAATTTCATAcggctttttttttttttttttgggaaGCTGGAGATTATCGAAGATTGGAGCATCTGAGGGTTTGGAGATCTTGAGGACAGGATCTCTACAAAGATGCAGATGCTTGAGGAGCGATTCGGATTTTGAGTTGCATTTTTGGAGTTTATGCAGAGGACACAAAACACGACTCGGGAACAACGTGGCAAGGGGATTTACGTCATTAGTTAGAACGTGGAACACGATCATTTCAGTTTTTTCAATTCATATTATCATCATCGTTCCAACTTTTCAGTCCATGCAATCTACCTCGTTTGATACCACAAGCCACTACCCAAAAGGCCAAAGGGTGGTCTCTGCTCCCTCCGTCTGGTGAGTCTGTCCAATCAACAGGCAGGCCCCTATGGCATCCTGAGATAGTCATGCATTGCATTGCAGATGCACGTGTGCAGCGTGAAGTCGCCCTCGAACAAGCTTTCGAGAGAGTTCGTCTGATCCCGGCGGAAGAAGCATCACCTTACTCGGGGGCCAATGGCACATGGCCTCATGCAAGTCTGGCATGAAACGGCGAGGGGCGGGTGAGTTATGCTGCCGGGAGACAGTCAGTAGACGCAGGAAACGGCATGAAGACAAGGTGATTGTGAGAAGCCGacagggagggagagaacaTGACTCCAAGTATGAAGGATATAGGCGATGTTTTGCAAGCTCGGGACGGCCGGTCGAAAACTGGAAAAGGAAAGACCGCCTTCTGATCCTGTTCATCTGCTCCTCGCCTTGCAATCCCACATCACACAACCTCCCTCACCTCACATCGCATCTCTCACCTCCGAATCTCTAATCTCACCTCACAGCCTTCACATCGCTCTCTTCACCTCAGTCCATCTGTCCTTTGCTCTTGCACTCACCATACACTTCCCATATTCTTCAtactctcactctcactctcgcAGTCCACCGGTCCATCAGTCTCAGCAACAAAACACAATGTCCGAATTCCACCTGTTCCCCTCGCTCCCCAAGGAATTGCGACTCAAGATATGGCGCACGACCCTCACAGGCCAGAACCGGCTCGTCACGGTGGCCCCGGGCCACGAACTCCTCGCCTGCCGGAGCGGGCTGCCCGTCCTCTCGGCCGTCAACCGCGAGAGCCGCCAAGAGTTTCTACGGCTCTACGTCCGCCTCCGCGACCGACCTGACGCaggcaccgccgccgacgtcgaagTCGACGGCCACGTCTACTTCAACCCCCGCCTCGACACCCTCGTCATCGGTACCGACACGAAAACAGGCTCGGCCTTGAAATCCTCCGGCGGCATGGAGGCGCTGCTGCTCTTTGCCCGCTGCCCCGTCGGgaccctcgtcgacgcgccCGCCCTGcccgagcccgccgccgagcaaGTCCGCCAGGTGCACCTATACGACCTCAACCCCTCCCGCCGGATGGAGATGGACTCCTCTCTGAAGAACCGCAAGCTCGAATGGGGCCCCGGACGGGACGAGCCGATGCCCCTCCCGCGCCTCCGGTTCCCgaacctcgacgccgtcgtcatcgtcaccctGCACGCCTCGCTCTGGGTCGGCAACTTCAAGTGCCACGGCAGTCGGGGGCGGCACTTCCGCTACGTCGAGCCCACGAACCAGGTCTACTACCACATCAAGGACGCGGCGCACGGCGACAGCTTCGCCGGCATGCGGCCCGCGTCGAGGATCCCGGACGAGTACCTCAAGCCCACGCCCGCGCAGACCCGGGCCATGCGCATCGAGATCATCCGctccggcgacgacggcaacggctgGGTCACCAACGACTGGCACCTGATCAGCGGCCCTGATGATTTCTGTCACGACACGTGGGTTATGCTGGTACAGTACATCACGCTGCGTCTGGGTCGGCAGGATGAGTAGGTGCCAAGGTGG belongs to Colletotrichum higginsianum IMI 349063 chromosome 5, whole genome shotgun sequence and includes:
- a CDS encoding glycosyl hydrolase family 35, with the translated sequence MRLGLKAGAGLLWLAASLCGGSHGASAQEVDWPIHDNGLNQVVQWDHHSYIVNGERLFVFSGEPTSYPQTPYKTPTLTPTPSKRPELWRDLLEKVKAAGFNAFSIYNHWGYHNPTPGVLDFDTGAHNFTSIMTVAKELGIYLIIRPGPYVNAETNAGGFPLWLTTGEYGSLRNDDPRYTEAWTPYWSEISKIITPHLVTNGGNVLMFQIENELNGQWKNIPNRVLNPPIANYMQLLQDSARENGIDVPLAHNAPNMRGFSWSKDFSNATGNVDVVGVDSYPSCWSCNLSECTGTNGQYTPYPNFLPEFQGGSYNPWGGPEGGCPGDIGADFANIFYRDLIYQRVTAISLYMMFGGTNWGWLACPVVASSYDYSSPVSENRIIGSKFYETKLLTLFTRVAKDLTKTERVGNGTGYTTNAAISTSELRNVDNDAAFYVVRHAYTPSNTNEAFKLSVKTSQGSFTIPQHGSSIAINGHQAKVLVTDFAFGDKTLLYSTAEVLSYIVADGREVIALWLPEGEAGEFTVTGVTSAEVVGEANVADFAAYPGEANVTVAYTQKKGITLVDLGDGSRAVLLDRTAAYLFWVPTLDNDPFAPANNTVFVQGPYLVRSASFNETGRGLDLRGDADKETTITVFASASLCSLTWNGKKLEILSRDGNTFTARIDGPPKFELPALGPWKVHDSLPEIATDYEATSDSWVVADKNTTFNSVKPAANNPVLYVDEYEIHVGNHIYRATFPTTDDAPTGVFLNVTGGLAFGYSVWLNSHYLGSYLGLSYLGADARDFSFANATLADAGAGDNVLVVVMDNSGHDLREAALAPRGISNATLLGPAAQDYKFSEWKIAGTAGRNDLVDTVRGPINEGGLSAERVGAHLPGYPDSDWESFASDGGALSVPDAGIRIFRTVVPLDVPAGLDVSVSFRFSAAQDDTNRLRALLFVNGYQYGRFNPYIGNQVHFPVPTGILDYAGDNTIAVAIWSQAAEGVALKVEWQVDYVHTSSFDMTFDTKPLRPDWDESRLAFA